The genomic stretch CTCGGCCCGGGTGCGCGCTTCGGCCTGGTCGGTTCGGTCGCCCTCGCGGTGCTGATGATCCCGATCGTCGTGCGCTCCACCGAAGAGGTCCTGAAGATCGTGCCGATGGAGCTCCGCGAGGCCTCGTACGCCCTGGGGGTGCCGAAGTGGCTGACGATCGTCAAGGTCGTCCTGCCCACGAGCCTCGCCGGCATCACGACCGGTGTCATGCTCTCGATCGCTCGCGTCATCGGTGAAACCGCTCCGCTGCTGGTCACCGCCGGGTTCACGTCGAGCATGAACTACGACCTGTTCAAGGACCCGATGATGACGCTGCCGGTGTTCGCGTACACGCAGTACTCGCAGCAGGGCGCCAACCCGGTGCCGTTCGTCGACCGGGCCTGGACCGCGGCGCTGCTCCTCATCCTCATCGTGATGCTGCTCAACCTGCTGGCCCGCTTCATCACCCGTCTCTTCGCGCCCAAGCTCCCCCGCTAGCCTCCCCCGCCAGCGCGACAGCAACCCGACGACCACCCAACCCAGAAGGATCCACGTGTCCAAGCGCATCGAGGTCGACGGCCTCAACGTCTTCTACTCGAAGTTCAAGGCGGTCGAGGGCGTCGACATGACGATCGAGCCCCGCACCGTCACCGCCTTCATCGGTCCGTCCGGCTGCGGCAAGTCGACGTTCCTCCGCACGCTGAACCGCATGCACGAGGTCATCCCCGGCGCCTACGTCGAGGGCTCCGTCAAGATCGACGGCGACGACCTGTACGCCCCGGGCGTCGACCCGGTCATCGTCCGCCGCCAGGTCGGCATGGTCTTCCAGCGTCCGAACCCGTTCCCGACGATGTCCATCAAGGACAACGTGCTGGCCGGCGTGAAGCTCAACAACAAGCGCGTCTCGCGCTCCGAGGCCGACGACATCGTCGAGCGGTCGCTGCAGGGCGCGAACCTGTGGAACGAGGTCAAGGACCGTCTCGAGAAGCCCGGCATGGGCCTCTCCGGTGGTCAGCAGCAGCGTCTCTGCATCGCCCGTGCGATCGCGGTGCAGCCGGACGTGCTGCTCATGGACGAGCCGTGCTCCGCGCTCGACCCGATCTCGACGCTCGCCATCGAGGACCTCATCGAGGAGCTGAAGAAGGAGTTCACGATCGTCATCGTGACCCACAACATGCAGCAGGCCTCGCGCGTCAGCGACAAGACGGCGTTCTTCAACATCGCCGGCACCGGCCAGCCGGGCCACCTCATCGAGTACGACGACACCGCGACGATCTTCTCGAACCCGTCCGTCAAGTCGACCGAGGACTACGTCTCGGGTCGCTTCGGGTGATCGACGCCACGACCGTCTGCTGACGGTCCAGCCGGGAGGCCCGGTGCACGTCCGCCACGGACGGCACCGGGCCTCCCGCGTTGCGTCCACGACCGAGCCGCCACCGTACACGACGAGGCCGACCGGACCCGACGAGGCCGACCGACGAGACCGCCCCGCACACGACGACGCCCCCGTGACCGATGTGGTCACGGGGGCGTCGTCCTGAACCGTCAGGGGCCGGTCACGCCTCGGACGTGGGGACGGCGACGACCGGCTTGGTCGTGGGCTGCTTCGAGCCCCCGGCCGGCTCGACCGTGATGCCGATCATGTCGCCGGTGCCCATGGTGCCGCGGAGGACGGCCGAGCGGACGCCACCGTCGACGTCGTCCATCAGGCCGGCTGCCGTGATCGTGCCGCCGGACTCCGGCGAACCGATGTACCAGAGCTCGTACGTCTTGTCCTTCGGCGCCGCACTGACACCGTCGAGGATGACCGCGGACCGCTGCAGCTGCCCGGACCACACGACGGTGGCCGTGCCGCCGCCCTTGACCTTGGCGGTGCTGCGCTGGAAGTCCGGGGCCGCGTAGATCTGGTCGAGGCCGGAAGCGGCCTGCGTGGTCGCCGGCGCTCCCCCGTCGTCCTGCAGCAGCGTGCCACCGACGCCGAACCCGACGCTGAGGAGCACGACGGCGCCGGCCGCAGCCATGCTGAGCATCGCGGCGGGACGCTGGAACCAGCGGGCCCGAGCTGTCGACGCGGCGCGACCCGGAGCGGACTGCAGGTCGGTGACCGGTGTGGCGGGCGTGACGTCCGGGGCGGACGCGTTGCGGGCCTCCCGGACGGGTTCCGGCGTGACGCGGGAGTCGTCCAGGGCGGGCAGCTGCGGCGTCGTCTGGATCTTCGCCAGCAGCGAGGTCCTGAGGGACGCGGACGGCTCGATCGGGGACACCGCGAAGGCAAGGGCCAGCGCGGTCTCGCGCAGGGAGTCGGACTCGCGCTGCAGCTCCGGGGAGTCGGACAGCGCCCGCTCG from Curtobacterium sp. MCLR17_032 encodes the following:
- the pstB gene encoding phosphate ABC transporter ATP-binding protein PstB, with the protein product MSKRIEVDGLNVFYSKFKAVEGVDMTIEPRTVTAFIGPSGCGKSTFLRTLNRMHEVIPGAYVEGSVKIDGDDLYAPGVDPVIVRRQVGMVFQRPNPFPTMSIKDNVLAGVKLNNKRVSRSEADDIVERSLQGANLWNEVKDRLEKPGMGLSGGQQQRLCIARAIAVQPDVLLMDEPCSALDPISTLAIEDLIEELKKEFTIVIVTHNMQQASRVSDKTAFFNIAGTGQPGHLIEYDDTATIFSNPSVKSTEDYVSGRFG
- a CDS encoding anti-sigma factor; this encodes MTDRHDDPELMTGSHALNALTDDERASVERALSDSPELQRESDSLRETALALAFAVSPIEPSASLRTSLLAKIQTTPQLPALDDSRVTPEPVREARNASAPDVTPATPVTDLQSAPGRAASTARARWFQRPAAMLSMAAAGAVVLLSVGFGVGGTLLQDDGGAPATTQAASGLDQIYAAPDFQRSTAKVKGGGTATVVWSGQLQRSAVILDGVSAAPKDKTYELWYIGSPESGGTITAAGLMDDVDGGVRSAVLRGTMGTGDMIGITVEPAGGSKQPTTKPVVAVPTSEA